One part of the Ralstonia pickettii genome encodes these proteins:
- a CDS encoding MurR/RpiR family transcriptional regulator, which yields MTFDGLMQTLRDRAADLSPQLQRAAMLLETHQRDIALLSMRDLARRCDLPPATFSRLARALGFDDFAALRDICVNHLRQQADGFAGRASALQGDDAAGASDAERIGMAIGAHVQSAFSPANLAALDTVAAALCRARRVFLLGARSCLALTHAFGYAAQLFDEKVTLCAGSGNTLADPLRFCGEGDIVVAVTFDPYTREVIEAMQYAHARGARLVYVTDSAIAPGAELAWQHLIAPVAIPSFFHSLAAPMALLDALLMTWFRHAGPTALAHLADSDAQLKQQAAYVRSARRREVAVAVPPTQR from the coding sequence ATGACGTTCGATGGGCTCATGCAGACGCTGCGCGACCGCGCGGCCGATCTGTCCCCGCAATTGCAACGCGCCGCCATGTTGCTTGAGACGCACCAGCGCGACATCGCGCTGCTCTCGATGCGGGACCTGGCGCGCCGCTGCGACCTGCCGCCGGCCACGTTCTCGCGCCTGGCACGCGCGCTGGGCTTTGATGACTTTGCCGCCCTGCGCGACATCTGCGTGAACCACCTGCGCCAACAGGCCGATGGCTTTGCCGGCCGCGCCAGCGCGTTGCAGGGCGACGATGCGGCAGGCGCATCAGACGCCGAGCGCATCGGCATGGCCATCGGTGCGCATGTGCAATCGGCGTTTTCGCCGGCCAACCTGGCGGCGCTCGACACCGTGGCCGCCGCCCTCTGCAGGGCGCGCCGCGTCTTTTTGCTGGGCGCGCGCAGCTGCCTGGCGCTAACGCATGCGTTCGGCTATGCCGCCCAGCTGTTCGACGAGAAAGTCACGTTGTGCGCTGGCAGCGGCAATACGCTGGCCGACCCGCTGCGCTTTTGCGGCGAGGGCGACATTGTGGTGGCTGTCACCTTTGATCCCTACACGCGCGAAGTCATCGAGGCGATGCAGTACGCGCATGCGCGCGGGGCGCGCCTCGTGTACGTGACCGACAGCGCCATCGCCCCCGGCGCTGAGCTGGCGTGGCAACACCTCATCGCGCCTGTCGCCATTCCGTCGTTCTTCCATTCGCTGGCCGCACCGATGGCGCTGCTCGACGCGCTGCTGATGACGTGGTTCCGCCACGCCGGCCCAACGGCGCTCGCCCACCTGGCCGACAGCGACGCCCAGCTCAAGCAACAAGCCGCCTACGTGCGCAGCGCCCGCCGCAGAGAAGTGGCTGTCGCCGTGCCGCCCACCCAACGTTGA
- a CDS encoding response regulator, which yields MATILVVDDEMGIRELLSEILGDEGHVVEVAENAQRAREYRANATPDLVLLDIWMPDTDGVTLLKEWASQGLLTMPVIMMSGHATIDTAVEATKIGALNFLEKPIALQKLLTAVEQGLSRSKEKPRSATPAAAPVAGLAGAMPNAAAAGTPAALERTDINGVPTRAAESGGMQFSFDMPLREARDLFERAYFEYHLQREGGSMTRVAEKTGLERTHLYRKLKQLGVELSRNKGEPAA from the coding sequence ATGGCCACCATCCTCGTTGTCGACGACGAAATGGGTATCCGGGAGTTGCTCTCCGAAATCCTCGGAGACGAAGGGCACGTTGTTGAAGTCGCCGAGAACGCGCAGCGCGCGCGCGAATACCGCGCGAACGCAACGCCCGACCTCGTCCTGCTCGATATCTGGATGCCGGATACCGACGGCGTGACGCTGCTCAAGGAATGGGCGTCGCAAGGTCTGCTGACCATGCCCGTCATCATGATGTCGGGCCACGCCACCATCGACACCGCCGTCGAGGCGACCAAGATCGGCGCGCTGAATTTCCTTGAGAAGCCCATCGCACTGCAGAAGCTGCTGACGGCGGTGGAGCAGGGCCTGTCGCGCAGCAAGGAAAAGCCACGCTCGGCCACACCGGCTGCCGCTCCGGTGGCGGGACTCGCAGGCGCCATGCCAAACGCCGCCGCAGCAGGTACACCCGCCGCGCTCGAGCGCACCGACATCAATGGCGTACCGACCCGTGCAGCCGAAAGCGGCGGCATGCAGTTCTCGTTCGACATGCCGCTGCGCGAGGCGCGCGACCTGTTTGAGCGCGCGTACTTCGAATACCACCTGCAGCGTGAAGGCGGCAGCATGACGCGCGTGGCAGAAAAGACCGGTCTGGAGCGGACTCACCTGTACCGAAAGCTCAAGCAACTGGGCGTCGAACTCTCCCGCAACAAGGGCGAACCAGCCGCCTGA
- a CDS encoding sensor histidine kinase codes for MIFDRSYKRLLYQVVAGTIVFLAIVLVGLLAAASANTEFFDRYFTLLYKVNLVIGVLLVVIIGGLMLALALRARRGKFGTRLMTKLAVFFGVVGVLPGVLIYLVSLQFVSRSIESWFDVKVESALEAGLNLGRSTMDTALADLQNKGRLIAEQVGDGSASATAITLNRLREQFGVQEATIFTASGRVIATASNTYDTLVPNLPDQAVLEQARAPGGYASLEGGSDTETDSASAPAASAPAARNGSRRSDLYQLHVVVALGTSSREEPSLGLSTPARKWAGTGLLADRRPEDGSSTSRGFGLIGESGREERFLQLVQPVPQALARNADAVQRAYQEYQEKALGRTGLRKMYIGTLTLTLFLAVFIAVMLALLLGAQLARPLLMLLQGTREVAEGDLSPKRELHTRDELGVLTQQFNQMTRQLADARRAVEQNRAALEQSKAYLESVLTNLTAGVFVFDHRFVLLTANPGAERIFKQPFGAWVGQALTSITPVAAFAPVVEQAFAEQDASTAAGGAVAHWQKQVEIPLEDEDEPLTLLVRGTRLPGPSVGAHGTERGYVVVFDDISDVISAQRSVAWGEVARRLAHEIKNPLTPIQLSAERLEMKLSPKLSDTDAEVLRRGATTIVNQVSAMKRMVDDFRDYARTPPAMLQDLDLNALAAEVLHLYGIDHPDRRDHPVIEAKLGANLPLIKGDPTQLRQVIHNLLQNAQDAVAENEAAGRPAPHVMLQTDTVEYDDASGARRQAVRLVIADNGGGFSSRILSRAFEPYVTTKAKGTGLGLAMVKKIMDEHGARIELRNRQSSTTSGTSGTDTVGAQVSILFVKLA; via the coding sequence ATGATCTTCGATCGCAGCTACAAGCGGCTGCTCTATCAGGTGGTGGCGGGCACCATCGTCTTTCTGGCCATCGTGCTGGTGGGGCTGCTGGCCGCCGCATCGGCCAACACAGAATTCTTCGACCGGTATTTCACGCTGCTCTACAAGGTCAACCTCGTCATCGGGGTGCTGCTCGTGGTGATCATCGGCGGGCTGATGCTGGCGCTCGCGCTGCGCGCGCGGCGCGGCAAGTTCGGCACGCGGCTGATGACCAAGCTGGCGGTGTTCTTTGGCGTGGTGGGCGTCCTGCCCGGCGTGCTGATCTATCTGGTGTCGCTGCAGTTCGTGTCGCGCAGTATCGAGTCGTGGTTCGACGTGAAGGTCGAGTCGGCGCTGGAGGCCGGCCTGAACCTCGGGCGGTCCACCATGGACACGGCGCTAGCCGATCTGCAGAACAAGGGTCGCCTGATTGCCGAGCAGGTGGGCGATGGCTCGGCTTCAGCCACGGCCATCACGCTCAATCGATTGCGCGAGCAGTTTGGCGTGCAGGAGGCGACCATCTTCACGGCCAGCGGGCGCGTGATCGCCACGGCGTCAAACACTTATGACACGCTGGTGCCGAACCTGCCCGACCAGGCTGTGCTGGAGCAGGCCCGCGCGCCGGGCGGCTATGCCAGCCTGGAGGGCGGCAGCGATACGGAAACCGATAGCGCCTCCGCACCCGCCGCCTCGGCACCGGCCGCGCGCAACGGCAGCCGCCGCAGCGATCTGTACCAACTGCATGTCGTGGTGGCGCTGGGTACGTCATCGCGCGAAGAACCGAGCCTCGGGCTGAGCACGCCGGCACGCAAATGGGCCGGCACCGGTTTGCTCGCAGACCGCCGGCCGGAAGATGGCAGCAGCACCTCGCGTGGCTTCGGCCTGATTGGAGAGAGCGGCCGCGAAGAACGCTTCCTGCAGCTCGTGCAGCCGGTGCCGCAGGCGCTTGCCCGCAATGCAGACGCTGTCCAGCGCGCCTACCAGGAATATCAGGAGAAAGCGCTCGGCCGCACGGGCCTGCGCAAGATGTACATCGGCACGCTCACGCTCACGCTGTTCCTGGCGGTGTTCATCGCGGTGATGCTCGCGCTGCTGCTCGGCGCACAGCTGGCACGGCCGCTGCTGATGCTGCTCCAAGGCACGCGCGAAGTGGCCGAAGGCGATCTCTCCCCCAAGCGGGAGCTGCATACGCGTGATGAACTGGGTGTACTCACCCAGCAGTTCAACCAGATGACGCGGCAGTTGGCCGACGCGCGCCGCGCCGTCGAGCAGAATCGCGCGGCACTCGAGCAATCGAAGGCCTATCTTGAGAGCGTGCTGACCAACCTGACTGCGGGCGTCTTCGTGTTCGACCATCGCTTCGTGCTGCTGACTGCCAACCCGGGTGCCGAGCGCATCTTCAAACAGCCCTTCGGCGCGTGGGTCGGCCAGGCGCTGACCAGCATCACGCCGGTGGCCGCCTTCGCGCCGGTGGTCGAACAGGCCTTTGCTGAACAAGACGCCAGCACGGCCGCCGGCGGCGCAGTGGCGCACTGGCAGAAGCAGGTCGAAATTCCGCTCGAAGACGAAGACGAACCCCTCACGCTGCTGGTGCGCGGCACGCGCCTGCCCGGCCCGTCGGTGGGCGCACACGGCACCGAGCGCGGCTACGTGGTGGTGTTCGACGATATTTCCGACGTGATCTCGGCGCAGCGCTCGGTGGCGTGGGGGGAGGTCGCGCGGCGCCTCGCGCACGAGATCAAGAATCCGCTCACGCCCATCCAGCTCTCTGCCGAGCGCCTGGAGATGAAGCTCTCGCCCAAGTTGTCGGACACCGACGCCGAAGTGCTGCGGCGCGGTGCCACCACCATCGTCAACCAAGTGTCGGCGATGAAGCGCATGGTCGATGACTTCCGCGACTACGCCCGCACGCCGCCGGCCATGCTGCAGGACCTGGACCTCAACGCGCTTGCCGCCGAGGTGCTGCACCTGTACGGCATCGATCACCCTGACCGCCGCGACCACCCCGTCATCGAGGCCAAGCTGGGCGCCAATCTGCCGCTCATCAAGGGCGACCCGACGCAACTGCGCCAGGTCATCCACAACCTGCTGCAGAATGCGCAGGACGCCGTGGCCGAGAATGAAGCGGCCGGGCGACCCGCTCCGCATGTCATGTTGCAAACTGACACGGTAGAATACGACGACGCCTCGGGCGCGCGGCGACAGGCCGTGCGGCTTGTGATCGCGGACAACGGCGGCGGGTTTTCTTCCCGCATCCTCAGTCGCGCCTTCGAGCCGTACGTTACGACCAAAGCCAAGGGCACAGGATTGGGCTTGGCCATGGTGAAGAAGATCATGGACGAGCACGGGGCGCGCATCGAATTGCGCAACCGCCAGTCCAGCACAACATCGGGCACATCGGGTACCGACACCGTCGGTGCCCAGGTTTCCATACTGTTCGTAAAACTCGCGTAG
- a CDS encoding DUF4390 domain-containing protein has product MTVILRPSIRLLQTRFRQILQRLVALVALGMLLWWPLAAPAQSIEINRAQLEYADGGWNLSADFDFDLPSNLEDAVNKGIALYFLVEFELIRPRWYWFDDHAISATRVVRLSYHPLTRQYRVSTGGLQVPFSRLKDAVDFMQHVRGWRVFEQRAVKAGETVQAEVRMRLDVTQLPKPFQINAVNTRDWNLSSEWKRFNLLVPNEPPPAPSPAPAAPPPSAPASTPPASGSSGLSPNPGWGMSAGPSSSGTLLAPAK; this is encoded by the coding sequence GTGACTGTCATCCTTCGCCCATCGATCCGGCTGCTGCAAACCCGGTTCCGGCAGATTCTGCAACGGCTGGTCGCGCTGGTCGCATTGGGCATGCTGCTTTGGTGGCCGCTCGCGGCGCCTGCACAGTCCATCGAAATCAACCGGGCACAGCTCGAATACGCCGACGGCGGCTGGAACCTGTCGGCCGATTTCGATTTCGACCTGCCCAGCAACCTCGAAGACGCGGTGAACAAAGGCATCGCGCTCTACTTCCTGGTCGAATTCGAACTGATCCGCCCACGCTGGTATTGGTTTGACGATCACGCCATCAGCGCCACGCGCGTGGTGCGGCTGTCGTATCACCCGCTCACACGCCAGTACCGCGTGTCGACCGGCGGCCTGCAGGTGCCATTCTCGCGACTGAAAGACGCCGTCGACTTCATGCAGCACGTGCGCGGCTGGCGCGTGTTCGAGCAGCGCGCAGTCAAGGCCGGCGAAACCGTGCAGGCCGAAGTGCGCATGCGCCTGGACGTGACGCAGCTGCCCAAGCCGTTCCAGATCAACGCAGTCAATACGCGCGACTGGAATCTCAGCTCCGAGTGGAAGCGCTTCAACCTGCTGGTGCCGAACGAGCCTCCGCCGGCCCCGTCGCCCGCGCCCGCTGCGCCACCGCCCAGCGCACCGGCTTCCACGCCGCCGGCTTCCGGCTCGTCCGGTCTGTCGCCCAATCCGGGCTGGGGGATGAGCGCCGGCCCGTCCAGCTCAGGCACGTTGCTGGCGCCCGCCAAATGA